One Candidatus Devosia phytovorans genomic window carries:
- a CDS encoding DUF2161 family putative PD-(D/E)XK-type phosphodiesterase → MAETDLYLPLKSFMEGAGYTVKGEVNGCDLVGVQDGEPPVVVVCEMKLSFNLELVMQGVQRATYCDEVWLAARLSRSGKGREQDARFRNLCRRLGFGLITVAESGDVEVVVAPFAATPRRDAKRRSRLLDEHKRRVGDPQKGGGRGKPIMTAYRQDCILCATALLSGPQSPKQLKPIVTRAPTILRSNVYGWFQRESRGVYGLTELGRAAVQPVAG, encoded by the coding sequence ATGGCCGAGACCGACCTCTATCTCCCGCTGAAGTCCTTCATGGAAGGCGCCGGCTACACCGTCAAAGGCGAGGTCAATGGCTGTGACCTCGTCGGCGTCCAGGATGGGGAGCCGCCAGTGGTGGTCGTTTGCGAGATGAAGCTGAGCTTCAATCTCGAGCTGGTCATGCAGGGCGTCCAGCGCGCCACCTATTGCGACGAGGTCTGGCTGGCGGCGCGCCTGTCGCGCTCCGGCAAGGGACGCGAGCAGGACGCCCGTTTCCGCAATCTCTGCCGCCGTCTTGGCTTCGGCCTCATCACCGTTGCGGAATCCGGCGACGTGGAAGTCGTCGTCGCCCCCTTCGCCGCCACGCCCCGCCGCGATGCCAAACGCCGCTCCCGCCTGCTCGACGAGCACAAACGCCGCGTCGGCGATCCCCAGAAGGGTGGCGGCCGCGGCAAGCCCATCATGACCGCCTACCGCCAGGACTGCATCCTCTGCGCCACGGCTTTGCTGTCCGGCCCGCAAAGCCCCAAGCAGCTCAAACCCATCGTCACCCGCGCCCCAACCATCCTGCGCAGCAATGTCTACGGCTGGTTCCAACGCGAAAGCCGGGGCGTTTATGGCTTGACGGAGTTGGGCAGAGCCGCGGTGCAGCCGGTGGCGGGGTAG
- a CDS encoding HigA family addiction module antitoxin has translation MLMTTRRPASIGEILTEEFLEPMGLTQSALAEAMGVPRKHVNELCNDRRTVTAATALILARVFGNSADFWLNTQRRTDLWKALNDPAQRERIDRAQPLTDAA, from the coding sequence ATGTTGATGACCACACGGCGTCCTGCCAGCATTGGCGAGATCCTGACCGAAGAGTTTCTGGAGCCCATGGGCCTCACCCAGTCGGCGCTTGCCGAGGCCATGGGTGTGCCGCGCAAACACGTCAACGAGCTCTGCAATGATCGTCGCACGGTGACCGCCGCGACAGCCCTGATCCTTGCGCGCGTCTTTGGCAATAGCGCCGACTTCTGGCTCAACACCCAGCGCCGTACCGATCTGTGGAAAGCGCTCAACGATCCCGCCCAGCGTGAGCGCATCGATCGTGCCCAGCCTTTGACCGACGCCGCCTAG
- a CDS encoding dihydrofolate reductase family protein, with translation MRELILKMSMSLDGFVSDMEGRNAWMFGGDEEAKAWSVENVANASLHIMGSRSFEAMAPFWPVSTTLFAPPMNQIPKAVFSRRGAAILKAAELPADATLQPGGESWAQSHVASGDLAGEITRLKSETGKPILAHGGYSFAQSLVASGLVDQFVFAIHPIALGQGHSPFSRLEAPLPLTLVSSRTFPGGAMAQVYRPTGR, from the coding sequence ATGCGTGAATTGATCCTGAAAATGTCCATGTCGCTCGATGGCTTTGTCAGCGACATGGAGGGCCGCAATGCCTGGATGTTCGGTGGCGACGAGGAGGCCAAGGCCTGGTCGGTCGAAAATGTCGCCAACGCCAGCCTGCACATCATGGGCAGCCGGTCCTTCGAGGCCATGGCGCCCTTCTGGCCCGTCTCGACCACGCTTTTCGCTCCGCCGATGAACCAGATCCCCAAGGCCGTGTTCTCGCGCCGTGGCGCTGCCATCCTCAAGGCCGCAGAGCTGCCCGCCGATGCCACGCTCCAGCCCGGTGGCGAAAGCTGGGCCCAAAGCCATGTCGCCAGCGGCGATCTCGCCGGGGAAATCACCCGGCTCAAATCCGAGACCGGCAAGCCGATCCTCGCCCATGGCGGCTACAGTTTTGCGCAAAGCCTCGTCGCCAGCGGGCTGGTCGACCAGTTCGTCTTTGCCATTCATCCCATCGCGCTGGGGCAGGGGCATTCGCCCTTTTCGAGGCTCGAAGCGCCGCTGCCCCTGACGCTGGTCAGCTCGAGAACCTTTCCCGGCGGCGCCATGGCGCAGGTCTATCGGCCGACAGGTCGCTAG
- a CDS encoding type II toxin-antitoxin system RelE/ParE family toxin, whose protein sequence is MIVGFRDSWLKQFFADDKRSSRIPPDLEDRLFRKLQMLDDAAVDSDLRVPPSNHFEKLRGGLDGRYSIRVNQQWRLIFIWSEGEASEVYLDNHSYR, encoded by the coding sequence ATGATTGTCGGTTTCCGCGATAGTTGGCTGAAGCAATTCTTCGCGGACGACAAACGTTCGTCGCGAATTCCGCCAGATCTGGAAGATCGACTTTTTCGCAAGCTGCAGATGCTCGACGATGCTGCTGTCGATAGCGACCTGCGGGTACCGCCAAGCAATCACTTCGAGAAGCTTCGCGGCGGTTTGGATGGCCGGTATTCCATTCGTGTGAACCAGCAATGGCGTCTGATCTTCATCTGGTCCGAGGGCGAGGCCTCCGAAGTCTATCTCGACAACCACAGCTATCGGTGA
- a CDS encoding L,D-transpeptidase — protein MLNTKTMVALGLSLILSATSVMPAMAELVYDRTTGTFVEASTIAPRPRAGQSAIKKEIVDYATSQKPGTIVIETGERRLYLVLEDGKALKYGIGVGRDGFTWSGTNRITRKAEWPGWTPPAAMRKRVPDLPAYMEGGPDNPLGARALYIGSTLYRVHGTSEPWSIGQAVSSGCIRLTNDDVADLYERVAVGAKIIVNH, from the coding sequence ATGCTCAATACCAAAACCATGGTGGCTCTCGGGCTGTCCCTTATCCTGTCGGCAACCAGCGTCATGCCCGCAATGGCTGAACTGGTCTATGATCGCACCACCGGCACGTTTGTCGAAGCCTCAACCATCGCGCCGCGTCCGCGGGCTGGCCAGAGCGCGATCAAGAAAGAAATCGTTGATTATGCCACGAGCCAGAAGCCTGGCACGATCGTGATCGAGACCGGCGAGCGTCGCCTTTATCTGGTGCTGGAAGACGGCAAGGCCCTGAAGTATGGCATCGGCGTCGGCCGTGACGGCTTTACCTGGTCGGGCACCAATCGGATCACACGCAAGGCCGAGTGGCCCGGCTGGACGCCGCCTGCCGCCATGCGCAAGCGCGTTCCGGACCTGCCGGCCTATATGGAAGGCGGCCCCGACAATCCGCTGGGCGCCCGCGCGCTCTATATTGGTTCGACGCTTTATCGCGTGCATGGCACGTCCGAGCCGTGGTCGATCGGCCAGGCGGTGTCGTCGGGCTGTATCCGTCTGACCAATGACGACGTGGCCGACCTCTACGAACGCGTTGCCGTGGGCGCCAAGATCATCGTGAATCATTAG
- a CDS encoding DUF2442 domain-containing protein, with protein sequence MSQREITEDEYEAATQRGEIERARSPNPSQVRFDRQTGRVLVDFSNGAALLIPARSLQGLEDASDDELAEVELLGETGLHWESRDVDFTIDGLMRGVFGTAAFMAQRKGGQSRSEAKVAASRANGAQGGRPRKARP encoded by the coding sequence ATGTCACAGCGAGAAATCACTGAAGACGAATACGAGGCGGCCACGCAACGCGGTGAGATAGAGCGGGCGCGCAGCCCCAACCCATCGCAGGTGCGCTTTGACCGCCAGACTGGCCGCGTGCTCGTCGATTTCAGCAATGGGGCGGCCTTGCTGATCCCGGCCCGATCGCTGCAGGGGCTGGAAGACGCCAGCGACGACGAACTGGCCGAAGTCGAACTGCTGGGCGAGACCGGGTTACACTGGGAAAGCCGGGATGTGGATTTCACCATTGATGGGTTGATGCGTGGTGTGTTTGGCACGGCGGCCTTCATGGCGCAACGCAAGGGCGGCCAGTCGCGGTCCGAAGCCAAGGTAGCCGCAAGCCGGGCCAATGGCGCCCAGGGCGGTCGCCCCCGCAAAGCCCGTCCCTAG
- a CDS encoding thermonuclease family protein produces MAALVVALDQPLPPVAGQARVSDGDSFRLGDERIRLLGMDAPELAQQCDTADGSKWTCGRSARDRMAELLSSGAVDCRPEGRDQYDRLLATCRVNDQDLGAIMVGEGLAVSSGGYWTEEAAARRDSRGIWAGSFDRPRDWRDDEARPHNALSWLGDLWP; encoded by the coding sequence GTGGCCGCACTGGTCGTCGCACTCGACCAGCCCCTGCCGCCCGTGGCAGGGCAGGCGCGCGTCAGCGACGGCGACAGCTTCCGCCTTGGCGACGAGCGCATCCGCCTGCTCGGCATGGATGCCCCCGAACTGGCCCAGCAATGCGACACTGCTGATGGTTCAAAATGGACCTGTGGCCGCTCTGCCCGCGATCGCATGGCCGAACTTTTGTCATCCGGTGCCGTCGATTGCCGTCCCGAGGGCCGCGACCAGTATGATCGCCTGCTCGCCACCTGCCGGGTCAACGACCAGGACCTTGGTGCCATCATGGTCGGGGAGGGGCTTGCCGTGTCCTCCGGCGGCTACTGGACCGAGGAGGCTGCCGCACGGCGCGACAGCCGTGGCATCTGGGCCGGCAGCTTCGATCGCCCGCGCGACTGGCGCGACGATGAGGCCCGCCCGCACAATGCCCTCTCATGGCTGGGCGATCTCTGGCCGTAG
- the moaA gene encoding GTP 3',8-cyclase MoaA yields the protein MSIVASPARPLIDRFGRQISYLRISVTDRCDFRCVYCMAEDMTFLPKREVLSFEEIEAIANAFIARGTTRIRLTGGEPLVRRDIMALVQKLGGRIGGGLDELTLTTNGSQLSKHAEGLFAAGVRRINVSLDTLDADRFRTITRRGRLEDVMAGIDAAQAAGLAIKINMVAMAGVNDDEIEPMMAWAHGRGMGLTLIEGMPLGEVGMDRVDAYLPLRELHDRLARRYTLTPIDKKTGGPARYKHVAETGGVLGFITPMSHNFCESCNRVRLTATGQLYLCLGQDDQVNLRDAWREGGAAGLDAAMDHAMAIKPKGHDFVIDRSKTEPALGRHMSVTGG from the coding sequence ATGAGCATAGTCGCCTCCCCTGCCCGACCGCTGATCGACCGCTTCGGGCGGCAGATTTCTTATCTGCGCATTTCGGTGACGGATCGCTGCGACTTCCGCTGTGTCTATTGCATGGCCGAGGACATGACTTTCCTGCCCAAGCGGGAGGTGTTGAGCTTTGAGGAAATCGAGGCGATCGCCAATGCCTTTATCGCGCGGGGCACGACGCGGATCCGGCTGACTGGCGGCGAGCCACTGGTGCGTCGGGATATCATGGCGCTGGTGCAGAAGCTGGGCGGGCGGATTGGCGGGGGGCTGGACGAGCTGACGCTGACCACAAATGGCAGCCAGCTTTCCAAGCATGCGGAAGGCCTGTTCGCGGCCGGGGTGCGGCGGATCAACGTGTCGCTCGATACGCTGGATGCGGACCGGTTCAGGACGATCACCCGGCGCGGCCGGCTTGAGGATGTGATGGCCGGGATCGACGCGGCGCAGGCGGCGGGGCTGGCGATCAAAATCAACATGGTGGCGATGGCCGGCGTCAATGACGACGAGATCGAGCCGATGATGGCCTGGGCGCATGGCCGTGGCATGGGACTGACGCTGATCGAGGGCATGCCGCTGGGCGAGGTCGGCATGGATCGCGTCGATGCCTATCTGCCGCTGCGCGAACTGCATGACAGGCTGGCGCGGCGCTATACGCTGACGCCGATCGACAAGAAAACCGGTGGGCCGGCGCGCTACAAACATGTGGCGGAGACCGGCGGTGTGCTCGGCTTCATCACGCCGATGAGCCACAATTTCTGCGAGAGCTGCAATCGCGTGCGGCTGACGGCGACGGGGCAGCTGTATCTGTGCCTGGGGCAGGACGATCAGGTGAACCTGCGCGACGCCTGGCGCGAGGGCGGTGCCGCGGGGCTGGACGCCGCCATGGATCACGCCATGGCGATCAAGCCCAAGGGGCATGACTTCGTCATCGACCGCAGCAAGACCGAGCCCGCATTGGGCCGCCACATGAGCGTCACCGGAGGTTAG
- a CDS encoding dienelactone hydrolase family protein yields MGERTTITASDGFTLNAYAARPASKPIGGVVLIQEVWGLNDWIRSEVDRYAAEGFLTVAPAMFDRVEFGYESNNYGPEQFAVIGELMKKFDHKTALLDVAAAITTAADGDKVGITGYCFGGAVSWRAAAHEGMGLSAASGYYGGGVPNYIDLAPRIPTEMHFGDQDKGIPLEQIEALKARHPEADIYTYPADHGFCNSARPGNFNADACAKANARTLDFFRKHLG; encoded by the coding sequence ATGGGCGAAAGAACGACGATCACGGCCAGCGATGGCTTCACCCTCAATGCCTATGCGGCCAGGCCAGCGAGCAAGCCGATCGGCGGCGTGGTGCTGATCCAGGAGGTCTGGGGCCTCAATGACTGGATCCGCAGCGAAGTGGACCGCTATGCCGCCGAGGGCTTTCTGACCGTGGCGCCGGCGATGTTCGACCGGGTGGAATTTGGCTACGAGAGCAATAATTACGGACCGGAGCAGTTTGCCGTGATCGGCGAGCTGATGAAGAAATTCGACCACAAGACAGCGCTGCTCGACGTGGCAGCGGCGATCACGACAGCTGCGGATGGCGACAAGGTCGGGATCACCGGCTATTGCTTTGGCGGCGCGGTGAGCTGGCGTGCGGCGGCGCATGAAGGCATGGGGCTGAGCGCGGCTTCGGGCTATTATGGCGGCGGCGTGCCGAACTATATCGACCTGGCGCCGCGCATCCCCACCGAGATGCATTTCGGTGACCAGGACAAGGGCATTCCGCTCGAGCAGATCGAGGCGCTCAAGGCCCGGCATCCGGAAGCCGACATCTACACCTATCCGGCCGATCACGGCTTCTGCAACAGCGCCCGGCCCGGCAATTTCAACGCCGATGCCTGTGCCAAGGCCAATGCGCGAACGCTCGACTTCTTCCGCAAGCATCTTGGATAG
- a CDS encoding Lrp/AsnC family transcriptional regulator, whose translation MDKIDRKILTLLQKDATMPVAEIGRKVGLSTTPCWRRIQKMEEDGVIQRRVAVLDPAKVNVGVTVFVSVKTNEHNEAWMRKFAGVIDEFPEVVEFYRMSGDVDYLMRVVVPDIGAYDTFYKRLISKINLTDVSSAFAMGQIKYTTALPLDFAIVVDDDK comes from the coding sequence TTGGACAAGATCGACCGAAAAATTCTCACCCTTCTGCAGAAGGATGCCACCATGCCGGTCGCCGAGATCGGCCGCAAGGTTGGCCTGTCCACCACCCCCTGCTGGCGCCGTATCCAGAAGATGGAAGAAGACGGCGTCATCCAGCGTCGCGTCGCCGTCCTCGATCCGGCCAAGGTCAATGTCGGCGTCACCGTCTTCGTTTCGGTCAAGACCAACGAGCATAATGAAGCCTGGATGCGCAAGTTCGCCGGTGTCATCGACGAATTTCCCGAGGTCGTCGAATTCTACCGCATGAGCGGGGATGTCGATTACCTGATGCGCGTAGTCGTTCCCGATATTGGCGCCTATGACACCTTCTACAAGCGCCTGATCAGCAAGATCAATCTGACCGATGTCAGTTCGGCTTTTGCCATGGGACAGATCAAATACACCACGGCACTGCCGCTCGACTTCGCCATTGTCGTTGACGACGACAAATAA
- a CDS encoding HD domain-containing protein, with translation MLNTYGRGSVILLVYEDNADNNATLARETGAQAITLDEFSGNHLANDPNIVIRVALSNLDTVRKLKAVLANRGKGRRIFLVDLDKRVTSVHAAVLGADVLLAEPASSAEINKAVREQLNLPADSPHSVAVMNSIGAGITALDASFKAIIAGAQLDTEGAQLASEQIADAVTLAGINDWLATVKGYHFGTFQHCMLVTGMASAFGSKTGMSRQDVMRLTLAGLLHDIGKAVVPLRILDKPGALDPDEQAIMQVHPVAGYDYLKQHSTIDAQTLASVRHHHEALDGSGYPDHLAGEQIDDLTRIITICDIYAALIEKRSYKEAKTPRQALTILNAMAADGKVEASLVRALGNIVMGTKVV, from the coding sequence ATGCTGAATACATATGGCCGTGGGTCGGTCATTCTTCTTGTTTACGAAGATAATGCGGATAATAACGCGACCTTGGCCCGGGAAACCGGCGCACAGGCCATCACGCTGGACGAGTTTTCCGGCAATCACCTTGCCAATGACCCCAATATCGTCATCCGCGTGGCGCTCAGCAATCTCGACACGGTCCGCAAGCTCAAGGCTGTGCTGGCCAATCGCGGCAAGGGCCGACGCATATTTCTCGTCGATCTGGACAAGCGCGTGACCAGCGTACATGCGGCGGTGCTGGGCGCCGACGTGCTGCTGGCCGAACCGGCGAGCAGCGCCGAGATCAACAAGGCCGTGCGCGAACAGCTCAACCTGCCCGCCGACAGTCCGCATAGCGTGGCCGTGATGAACTCGATCGGCGCGGGCATCACTGCGCTCGACGCCTCGTTCAAGGCGATCATTGCCGGCGCGCAGCTCGATACCGAAGGGGCGCAACTGGCGAGCGAGCAGATTGCCGACGCGGTGACGCTGGCGGGGATCAATGACTGGCTGGCGACCGTCAAGGGCTATCACTTCGGCACGTTCCAGCACTGCATGCTGGTGACCGGCATGGCATCGGCTTTTGGCAGCAAGACCGGCATGTCGCGGCAGGACGTGATGCGGCTGACGCTGGCGGGACTGCTGCATGACATCGGCAAGGCCGTGGTGCCGCTGCGCATTCTCGACAAGCCGGGGGCGCTCGACCCGGACGAACAGGCGATCATGCAGGTGCATCCGGTGGCGGGATATGACTATCTCAAGCAGCACAGCACGATCGATGCCCAGACGCTGGCCAGCGTGCGGCACCATCATGAAGCGCTCGATGGCAGCGGCTATCCCGATCATCTGGCGGGCGAACAGATCGACGACCTGACGCGCATCATCACCATCTGCGATATCTACGCCGCCCTGATCGAGAAGCGCAGCTACAAGGAAGCCAAGACGCCGCGGCAGGCACTGACGATCCTCAACGCCATGGCGGCAGACGGCAAGGTCGAGGCAAGCCTGGTGCGGGCACTGGGCAATATCGTGATGGGCACGAAGGTCGTCTAG
- a CDS encoding DUF4160 domain-containing protein: MITVLQSGGMRFVIYQNDHQPAHVHVYGDGDARIDIVEVSLLSHRGMSKRDLSRAKAVVFEHRSMLLAKWEEIHVTARNH; encoded by the coding sequence ATGATCACGGTACTGCAATCTGGTGGAATGCGGTTCGTGATCTACCAGAACGATCACCAACCGGCGCATGTGCATGTCTATGGCGACGGCGATGCAAGGATCGATATCGTCGAGGTCTCCCTGCTCAGCCATCGCGGGATGAGCAAACGGGATTTGTCGCGGGCAAAGGCCGTGGTGTTTGAGCACCGTTCGATGCTTTTGGCGAAGTGGGAAGAAATTCATGTCACAGCGAGAAATCACTGA
- a CDS encoding HAMP domain-containing sensor histidine kinase — protein sequence MASPPVATDDVRSQMGRDSKRAAQKTVLDARQRLTSSSGTRADYDFELMRDYAQARLNAALPIAAIVSILSIVASFWVPVVFTTLWAGMVILSLVIVALLAHRFRTSEPSKFNARQWTASFVAGETIHGLTWSTLALFTLVADVTALVPVMFAMVLVSIAANAVSTNALPSATVVSTAPVMLTVSGTLLALGGTLNYTLGAVVILGEVFFVYLARQMHATNLETISHQSEKDALIGELEEARQMSDEARRHAEQANIAKSQFLATMSHELRTPLNAIIGFSEVLKSELLGPHQVPQYKEYAGDIHGSGQHLLNLINELLDLSRIEAGKYELNEEVVSLVDIAEDCRRMMELRAKSKGIELVYNVGNNLPKLWGDERAIRQVVLNLLSNAIKFTPQSGKVTLVVTRSGDGGQMVSVKDNGPGIPEDEIETVLSSFGQGSLAQKTAEQGAGLGLPIVQKIMELHQGRFDLFSKLRFGTEVIATFPRARVMDALAPVVEKRNRLEIFSEAG from the coding sequence ATGGCGTCCCCACCGGTTGCTACCGATGACGTCCGTTCGCAGATGGGACGGGACAGCAAGCGCGCGGCGCAAAAGACCGTGCTGGATGCGCGTCAGCGCCTGACATCCAGCTCGGGCACCCGCGCGGACTATGATTTCGAACTCATGCGCGACTATGCGCAGGCCCGGCTGAATGCCGCCCTGCCGATCGCCGCCATTGTCTCCATCCTGTCGATCGTTGCCAGCTTCTGGGTCCCGGTGGTGTTCACCACGCTCTGGGCCGGCATGGTGATCCTGAGCCTCGTGATCGTGGCGCTGCTGGCGCATCGCTTCCGCACCAGCGAACCGTCAAAATTCAACGCCCGGCAGTGGACCGCCAGTTTCGTGGCCGGCGAAACCATCCATGGCCTGACCTGGTCGACGCTGGCGCTGTTCACCCTAGTGGCGGATGTGACGGCGCTGGTGCCGGTGATGTTTGCCATGGTGCTGGTTTCCATCGCGGCCAATGCCGTTTCTACCAATGCCCTGCCCTCGGCCACGGTGGTGAGCACCGCGCCGGTCATGCTGACGGTTTCCGGCACGCTGCTGGCGCTGGGTGGCACGCTCAATTACACGCTGGGTGCCGTGGTGATCCTGGGCGAGGTGTTCTTCGTCTATCTGGCCCGCCAGATGCACGCGACAAATCTCGAGACGATTTCGCACCAGTCGGAAAAGGACGCGCTGATCGGCGAGCTGGAAGAAGCCCGGCAGATGTCGGACGAGGCGCGCCGGCATGCCGAGCAGGCCAATATCGCCAAGTCGCAGTTCCTCGCCACGATGAGCCACGAGCTGCGCACGCCGCTCAACGCCATCATCGGCTTTTCCGAAGTGCTGAAATCGGAACTGCTCGGCCCGCACCAGGTGCCGCAGTACAAGGAATATGCCGGGGACATCCACGGCAGTGGGCAGCACCTGCTCAACCTCATCAACGAACTGCTCGACCTCAGCCGCATCGAGGCGGGCAAGTATGAGCTCAACGAGGAAGTGGTGTCGCTGGTCGATATCGCCGAGGACTGCCGCCGCATGATGGAGCTGCGCGCCAAGTCCAAGGGCATCGAGCTGGTCTATAATGTCGGCAATAACCTGCCCAAACTCTGGGGTGACGAGCGCGCCATCCGCCAGGTCGTGCTGAACCTGTTGAGCAATGCCATCAAGTTCACGCCGCAGTCGGGCAAGGTGACGCTGGTGGTGACGCGCAGCGGCGACGGCGGCCAGATGGTTTCGGTCAAGGACAATGGCCCGGGCATTCCCGAGGACGAGATCGAAACCGTTCTCTCCTCCTTCGGCCAGGGCTCGCTGGCGCAGAAGACTGCCGAACAGGGCGCGGGCCTGGGCCTGCCGATCGTGCAGAAGATCATGGAGCTGCACCAGGGCCGGTTCGACCTGTTCAGCAAGCTGCGTTTCGGCACCGAAGTGATCGCCACCTTCCCGCGCGCCCGTGTGATGGACGCGCTGGCTCCCGTCGTCGAGAAGCGCAACCGCCTCGAGATTTTCTCGGAAGCCGGCTAA
- the cobT gene encoding nicotinate-nucleotide--dimethylbenzimidazole phosphoribosyltransferase, with product MPALNPAYADVLELLTIAPDGDEAAVAAVRAREAQLTKPAGSLGAMEGLVEFLARWQGRAQPRLDNPMVTIFAGNHGVTDQGVSAFPREVTAQMVANFTNGGAAISQICALHEINLRVFELALELPTGDITQEAALDDRMCAATIAYGMEAIAGKPDLICLGEMGIGNTTVAAAVYAGLYGGVGADWVGRGTGIDDAGLARKADAVDRALALHRAELDHPLAVLARLGGREIAAMLGALIAARHQKVPVIVDGFVATAAAAVAYAVNPASIDHCLFAHVSAETGHARALGAMGQKGLLDLGMRLGEGTGAALAAVLVKTALHLHNNMATFESASISGKQG from the coding sequence ATGCCCGCTCTCAACCCCGCCTATGCCGACGTGCTCGAGCTTCTGACCATTGCGCCCGATGGCGATGAAGCCGCCGTCGCCGCCGTCCGCGCCCGTGAAGCCCAGCTGACCAAGCCGGCCGGCTCGCTCGGCGCCATGGAAGGCCTGGTGGAGTTCCTCGCGCGCTGGCAGGGCAGGGCACAGCCCCGCCTCGACAATCCCATGGTCACCATCTTCGCCGGCAATCACGGCGTGACCGATCAGGGCGTCTCGGCCTTCCCGCGCGAAGTCACCGCCCAGATGGTGGCCAATTTCACCAATGGCGGCGCCGCCATTTCCCAGATTTGCGCCCTGCACGAAATCAACCTGCGCGTCTTCGAACTGGCGCTCGAACTGCCTACCGGCGACATTACCCAGGAAGCTGCCCTCGACGATCGCATGTGTGCCGCGACCATCGCCTATGGCATGGAAGCCATTGCCGGCAAGCCGGACCTGATCTGCCTCGGCGAAATGGGCATTGGCAACACCACCGTCGCTGCTGCCGTCTATGCCGGCCTCTACGGCGGCGTGGGCGCCGACTGGGTCGGTCGCGGCACCGGCATCGATGATGCCGGCCTCGCCCGCAAGGCCGACGCAGTCGACCGTGCCCTGGCGCTGCACCGGGCCGAACTCGACCATCCGCTGGCGGTCCTCGCCCGCCTCGGTGGCCGCGAAATCGCCGCCATGCTCGGCGCCCTGATCGCTGCCCGCCACCAGAAGGTCCCGGTCATCGTCGATGGTTTCGTCGCCACCGCCGCCGCTGCCGTTGCCTATGCCGTCAACCCCGCCAGCATCGACCATTGCCTCTTCGCCCATGTCTCGGCCGAAACCGGCCACGCCCGCGCGCTGGGTGCCATGGGCCAGAAGGGACTGCTCGACCTCGGCATGCGCCTCGGCGAAGGCACCGGCGCCGCGCTTGCTGCCGTGCTGGTCAAGACGGCCCTCCACCTCCACAACAACATGGCAACCTTCGAAAGCGCATCGATCAGCGGCAAGCAAGGCTGA
- a CDS encoding VOC family protein, with protein MLLGFEHVGMTSSNLDRTIDFYCGLLGLTLALRKKNTRGEIAFLDTGGGMLEIGSPYAPVTRSRDVPPHESGLRHITFAFDDVDAIAIKLQAAGIEILEAPRPAIFTEMLTRVAFVRDPDGVIVELVERAEKR; from the coding sequence ATGCTTCTAGGCTTCGAACATGTCGGCATGACCTCGTCCAATCTTGATCGGACGATCGATTTCTACTGCGGTCTGCTCGGCCTGACGCTTGCCCTGCGCAAGAAGAACACCCGCGGCGAGATTGCCTTCCTCGATACCGGCGGCGGCATGCTCGAAATCGGCTCGCCCTATGCCCCGGTGACCCGCTCCCGCGATGTGCCGCCCCATGAATCGGGCCTGCGGCACATCACCTTCGCCTTCGACGATGTCGATGCCATTGCCATCAAGCTGCAGGCTGCCGGCATCGAAATCCTCGAAGCCCCACGCCCCGCCATCTTCACCGAAATGCTCACCCGCGTCGCCTTCGTCCGCGACCCCGACGGCGTGATCGTCGAACTGGTAGAACGCGCCGAGAAGCGCTAG